One segment of Cottoperca gobio chromosome 24, fCotGob3.1, whole genome shotgun sequence DNA contains the following:
- the tmem63a gene encoding CSC1-like protein 1, translating into MSSPWWEQWPLLASNGTSPFADNKSCFSATQSTVLKGVGFGGVPVVLLLDFSVFLVLLIVFSIIRRNFWDYGRLALVADNEGFTESAHRRYGHKSSLLSSTDDLEYELGFCSWLPYILRMDEAKIKARCGIDAVHYLSFQRHLIFLLIVITITSLSIILPVNMTGDLLDNNLQSFGRTTVGNLQNGSPLLWLHTVFAVLYLILTVVVLRHHTSQMKGVRRETTRNTLFVCSVPKSATDEDVKKHFTEAYPSCRVCAVTLGYNVAKLMHLDKEKLRAGKNLRYYERAQEATGKLELINPRLCGHLCCCASEKVDAIEFYSTKEKDLLEEVRKQAELVPERPLGMAFVTLQTEAMAKYILKDFNALKCGGTSCFCGRTPQPSFNSGSLKVNKWSVSFAHHPKNVFWENLSVRGFPWYMRYLMLNFFLFFLLTFLTTPTIIINTIDKFNVTMPIYYLNSPIISQFFPTLLLWSFSALLPTIVYYSTIGEAHWSRSSEQLSMMRKLYFFLLFMVLILPSLGLTSLALFFRWLFDKEFLADGKLRFECVFLPDQGAFFVNYVITAALVGSGMELLRLPGLLLYSIRMVFARSAAERKYVKQNQAYEFEYGAVYGWSLCVFTVIMAYSIICPIIVPFGLLYMMLKHLVDKHNMYFAYLPARLDRQVHLGAVNQALAAPIICLIWLYFFSVLRAGFWTATSLFTLVALCLAVFICVSYTCFGLFKYLSPHNYEVKEEDEDTKEEVEENTMLYLPRVLNHKSPARTQQESKLPQSYGSTEGSPVHCSSPSDG; encoded by the exons ATGTCTTCCCCGTGGTGGGAGCAGTGGCCCCTGCTGGCCTCAAATGGTACCTCTCCCTTCGCGGACAACAAAAGCTGCTTCAGCGCCACACAGAGCACCGTACTCAAGGGAGTCGGCTTTGGAGGAGTGCCAGTTGTGCTCCTGCTCgatttctctgtctttctg GTGTTGCTGATTGTCTTCTCTATTATCAGGAGGAATTTCTGGGACTATGGGCGTCTGGCATTAGTTGCAGACAACGAAGG GTTCACTGAGTCAGCACACCGTCGATATGGACACAAGTCATCGCTACTGTCCAGTACGGATGACCTTGAGTATGAATtg GGATTCTGCTCATGGCTGCCGTACATCCTCAGAATGGA tgaggCAAAAATAAAAGCCAGATGTGGCATTGATGCAGTTCACTACCTGTCCTTCCAGCGTCATCTGATCTTCCTGCTGATAGTCATAACTATCACCTCCCTCTCAATCATACTGCCCGTCAACATGACTGGAGACCTGCTGG ATAATAATTTACAGAGTTTTGGAAGGACAACTGTGGGGAATCTTCAAAATGG AAGCCCCCTGCTATGGCTGCATACAGTGTTTGCAGTTCTGTACCTGATCCTGACTGTTGTTGTGCTGCGTCATCACACATCACAAATGAAAGGCGTGCGCAGAGAGACG accagaaacactttgtttgtgtgttcagtccCTAAAAGTGCAACGGATGAAGatgtaaagaaacatttcac GGAGGCGTACCCTTCCTGTCGAGTGTGTGCTGTGACCCTGGGCTATAACGTGGCCAAGCTCATGCACCTtgacaaagaaaa GCTGCGAGCAGGAAAAAACCTACGCTACTACGAGCGTGCCCAAGAGGCAACAGGGAAACTTGAGTTGATTAACCCTCGTTTGTGTGGTCACCTCTGCTGCTGCGCCTCTGAGAAG GTTGATGCCATAGAGTTCTACAGTACCAAAGAAAAAGACCTactggaggaggtgaggaagcAGGCAGAACTGGTGCCAGAGCGCCCCCTGGGGATGGCCTTCGTCACCTTGCAGACCGAGGCTATGGCCAAGTA CATTTTGAAAGACTTCAATGCACTCAAGTGTGGAGGCACAAGCTGCTTCTGCGGGAGGACGCCCCAACCTTCATTCAACAGTGGAAGTCTGAAAGTGAACAAGTGGAGTGTCAGCTTTGCACACCATCCCAAAAATGTGTTCTG GGAAAATCTGTCAGTGCGGGGTTTCCCTTGGTACATGCGCTATTTGATGCTCaacttcttccttttcttcctgcTCACCTTCCTCACGACTCCCACCATCATTATCAACACCATTGACAAGTTCAACGTGACTATGCCCATCTACTATCTCAAT AGTCCTATCATCAGCCAGTTCTTCCCCACTCTCCTGCTGTGGTCCTTCTCTGCATTGCTGCCTACCATAGTTTACTATTCTACAATAGGAGAGGCACACTGGAGCAG GTCCAGTGAGCAGCTGAGCATGATGCGTAAACTGTACTTCTTCCTGCTCTTCATGGTGCTAATCCTCCCTTCGCTGGGACTCACCAG TCTTGCATTGTTTTTCCGCTGGCTGTTTGATAAAGAGTTTCTCGCAGATGGGAAACTGAGGTTTGA GTGTGTGTTCTTACCTGACCAGGGGGCGTTTTTTGTCAACTATGTGATCACAGCGGCCCTGGTGGGCTCTGGGATGGAGTTGCTGCGGTTGCCAGGGTTACTGCTTTACAGCATTCGCATGGTGTTTGCTCGCTCTGCTGCTGAAAGGAAATATGTCAAACAG AATCAGGCCTATGAGTTTGAATATGGAGCCGTGTATGGCTGGTCGCTGTGTGTCTTCACTGTCATCATGGCTTACAGCATCATATGTCCTATTATTGTGCCTTTTG GTCTCCTGTACATGATGCTGAAGCACCTGgtggacaaacacaacatgtactTTGCCTACCTGCCTGCTCGTCTAGACCGCCAGGTCCACCTgggagctgtcaatcaagctTTGGCCGCACCCATCATCTGCCTAATATGGCTTTACttcttctctgtcctcagagCAG GTTTCTGGACTGCCACGTCTCTGTTCACCCTGGTGGCCCTGTGTCTCGCTGTCTTCATCTGCGTCAGCTACACCTGCTTTGGCCTTTTCAAGTACCTCAGTCCACACAACTATGAG GtgaaagaggaggatgaggacaCAAAGGAGGAAGTGGAAGAAAACACCATG CTATACCTTCCCAGAGTGCTCAATCACAAATCACCTGCCCGCACACAACAGGAGTCGAAGCTTCCACAGTCTTACGGCTCTACAGAGGGAAGCCCGGTCCACTGTTCTAGCCCGTCAGATGGCTGA